One window of the Candidatus Methylomirabilota bacterium genome contains the following:
- a CDS encoding polysaccharide deacetylase family protein produces MLPTHGRYDYSSITTRADYSWPGGRRLAVYLALNIEAFGFGVGKGAAIAPPDQAQSHSVYSWRDYGNRVGIWRLFELLDELGMPAEAQLNAAVYEAAPDIPAKLRARGDEVLGHGLTNSHEQGHLGEAEERALIAEATATIERHEGVRPVGWMSPWLSNSGVTMDLLQEAGYRYVMDWTMDDQPVWLRTRKGRILSIPYPIEVNDTRGIIWYHYTSEEFADMIVDQFDEMLAQSKRQPLVCPISLHPFVFGRPYRIRRLRRALQHILAHRDRVWLTRPRDICGHVEGLPAGVVR; encoded by the coding sequence ATGCTGCCGACCCACGGACGCTACGACTACTCGAGCATCACCACGCGGGCCGACTATTCCTGGCCGGGCGGCCGGCGCCTCGCCGTCTATCTCGCGCTGAACATCGAGGCGTTCGGCTTCGGGGTCGGCAAGGGCGCGGCCATCGCCCCGCCGGACCAGGCCCAGAGCCATAGCGTCTACAGCTGGCGCGACTACGGCAACCGCGTGGGCATCTGGCGTCTCTTCGAGCTGCTGGACGAGCTGGGGATGCCGGCCGAAGCGCAGCTCAACGCGGCGGTCTACGAGGCGGCGCCGGACATTCCCGCGAAGCTGCGGGCCCGCGGCGACGAGGTCCTCGGGCACGGCCTCACCAACTCCCACGAGCAGGGCCACCTCGGAGAAGCCGAGGAGCGCGCGCTCATCGCGGAGGCCACCGCGACCATCGAGCGGCACGAGGGCGTGCGGCCGGTGGGCTGGATGAGCCCGTGGCTGTCCAACAGCGGCGTCACCATGGACCTGCTCCAGGAGGCGGGCTACCGCTACGTGATGGACTGGACGATGGATGACCAGCCGGTGTGGCTGCGCACGCGCAAGGGCCGCATCCTGTCCATCCCGTATCCCATCGAGGTCAACGACACGCGCGGGATCATCTGGTACCACTACACCTCCGAGGAGTTCGCGGACATGATCGTCGATCAGTTCGACGAGATGCTCGCGCAGTCGAAGCGCCAGCCGCTGGTGTGCCCGATCTCGCTCCACCCGTTCGTCTTCGGTCGGCCGTACCGCATCCGGCGGCTGCGCCGCGCGCTCCAGCACATCCTGGCGCACCGGGACCGGGTCTGGCTCACCCGGCCGCGGGACATCTGCGGTCACGTCGAGGGGTTGCCGGCCGGCGTCGTGCGCTGA
- a CDS encoding lytic transglycosylase domain-containing protein codes for MATSARPRARRRSRTPHWLRARALRRTLRLVLAAPPLVRLVIFAAVAVVLWSAVNWTYHVIRKPTELFFPVSGTLAKAPPETWRQYAPLFRRHSTATITPELLAALAQVEGAGDPVARTYWRWQVAWNPFEVYRPASSAVGMYQITDPTFREARRFCVRDHVVREDECWLRGLYTRVLPSHAVEMTAALLDRDVARILERRRIVRAAPRQKQDLAALIHLCGTGGGDDFARRGFRLAPGQRCGDHDAAAYLARVNGMKQQFARLAAAEPPTSPQWSRR; via the coding sequence GTGGCCACATCCGCACGCCCCCGGGCTCGCCGCCGCTCGCGCACGCCGCACTGGCTCCGCGCCCGTGCGCTCCGCCGCACGCTGCGCCTCGTGCTGGCCGCGCCGCCGCTCGTCCGCCTCGTGATCTTCGCCGCGGTCGCGGTGGTGCTGTGGTCGGCGGTGAACTGGACCTACCACGTGATCCGCAAGCCCACCGAGCTGTTCTTCCCGGTGAGCGGCACGCTGGCCAAGGCGCCGCCCGAGACCTGGCGGCAGTACGCGCCGCTGTTCCGCCGGCACTCCACCGCCACCATCACCCCCGAGCTGCTGGCCGCGCTCGCTCAGGTGGAGGGCGCGGGCGATCCGGTGGCGCGCACCTACTGGCGCTGGCAGGTCGCCTGGAACCCGTTCGAGGTGTACCGACCCGCCTCGAGCGCGGTCGGCATGTACCAGATCACCGATCCGACGTTTCGCGAAGCGCGCCGCTTCTGTGTCCGCGATCACGTGGTGCGCGAGGACGAGTGCTGGCTCCGCGGGCTCTACACGCGGGTGCTGCCGAGCCACGCGGTGGAGATGACCGCGGCGCTGCTCGACCGCGACGTGGCCCGCATCCTGGAGCGCCGGCGCATCGTGAGGGCGGCCCCGCGGCAGAAGCAGGACCTGGCCGCGCTCATCCATCTGTGCGGCACGGGCGGAGGCGACGACTTCGCCCGGCGCGGCTTCCGGCTCGCGCCCGGCCAGCGCTGCGGCGACCACGACGCGGCCGCGTACCTGGCCCGGGTCAACGGGATGAAGCAGCAGTTCGCGCGCCTGGCCGCCGCGGAGCCGCCGACGTCGCCTCAGTGGTCGC